The stretch of DNA TCAAGGCCAGGTAAAGTGGTAAGAACTGCCACCGGGTCCCTCTGGGCCAGGTACCAGGGAGCTGTTCCTGGGCACACTACATACAGCCCTCCCCAGGGTGCCCCACTGAGCACCTCAGCGAAGCCCCTCACGTCTGGCCCCTGCCTGTGTGAGGACCTCCTGGAGGCACAAATCCCACACCAGTGCGGTGACTCTGTCATGTGAGGATGGAGCCATCATCCATGGCTGCATCCCCAACCAAGCTCCCCCTTCCCGCCCCGGTTCCAAGGCATCTTCAGACCTTAGCCACCTGGGAGGGGTCAACAACAAtgggcaggagggcagagctTAGTCTCCTGCTGGGGCTGGCCTGGCACCCTGTGGGCCTTACTGTGGTGGGCTGGCAAGACCTTTGGAGGGCAAAGGCCTTGGGGTGGCGTGTGAGCAGGGCCGGGGCCCGGGCAGAGGGAGGTCATGGCATGGGTGTACCTCCCAGGCTGCATGGAAGGATGGAAGGACGGCAAGCACCCAGCCCGCCTGGCACAGAGCCGGTGTATTGCCTGGATCACCACGATACTGCGAGCAAATGGACAGTGGTGAGCAAGGAGGAGGTGGTGAGGATGGGGGCAGGATGAGAGGTTACCAGGCAAACTACGACATGCCCAGTTAAACTGCATTTCAGATAGGCAACAGCAGATGTTTTCCGTACGTCTCATGCAGTGTTTAGGAGATACTTATACACTAAAAAGGTATGCGTTGTTTATCCGAAATTATCATTTAATTGGGCATTctggatttgtttgttttctaaatctGGCAAacttggggttggggaggggtctTTGCACAAGCCCCAACCTGCCTCTCGAGGCCCACTCACCAGAGAAGAACTGGCTGATGGAGGTGGGAAGGAGCGTGAGGAAGGCCAGGGGGTGGGCGAAGGAGATGGAAAGGACCGCGGAGATGTAGGCCACGCCCGCCACCATGGAGTAGAGGCAGGCCAGGGAGGTGTAGAGGCAGAACAGGACGAAGTTGCGCATGTTCCTGCTGCCAATGCAGTTGCCGGTGAAGAAACAGTGGTGGTCGTGCCTCAGGGTGACTCGGGCGCACACTCGGCAGAAGTGGGTGCTGGGCGGGGGGCACGGAGCTCTCCTGGAGGAGGTCCCCTGGCCGGCGTCCAGGTCGTCAGGGGAGTTCTGGATGACCAGGACGTAATTGCCCAGGGCGTTGGTTGAGAGGAACAGGAAGAGTGCCCCGTGGAGCAGCGCAGGCGAGAAgaggggggcggcggcggggtcCTCGCGCATGCtgggcaggaagaggaagagctgcAGCACGAAGGTCACCAGGGAGATGCACAGGAAATAGGCGGGGGCCACCACGTTGAGCAGCCTCAGGGCCAGCATCTTCGATTACATTCCTAAGGGGCCTAGGGTGAGAGCAAGACTTACTGCGGTGTCTAGGGGGCGCCCTAGGGTGCTCCTCCGGCGCTGTCTGTTGGTCCCGCTCCACGCACATCCTCGCTCTCGGGTCCCTGTTCCTCGAtcacccctccccttttcctaaCCTGGGCCGAGCCAGCGTGCGACCCCAAGACCACAACGGCCCCCGGGGGTCGGGCTGTACTTCCCGGTGCCCGCTCCCTCGGCTTTTGAGCGACTTAGGCAACCCCCGGGCGCCCCGGAGCCGGGCACAAGGAGAGTGAGGCTGGGCCTGTGCGCATTCTGCAACAGAGGGGGGTAGGGGGTTAGGGCGCCGCTCCTTTACTGCAGCGGAAAAGAGCCCAGGTTTGGGGTTTCTCCTTCAGACCCCCCAGGAAGAGAAGGACAGGCTTTGGGGTGGGGACTGAGGCAAACGATGGAAGTCCTGCTTCACCTCCCCTTTCTCagccgccgcccccaccccaccttgggCAATACTCAGGGACCTCACCGGTAACCTGACTCTTTGGaggtatgtgtgtttgtgggtccgtgatgtttgtgtgtgtatgtgtgtgtggggggggtgtttCCTGTGTGACTCTGTACGTGTAATCTATGTGTGCCTGGgtgtctgtgtttgtgtatgtgtatatctgTGTA from Phyllostomus discolor isolate MPI-MPIP mPhyDis1 chromosome 1, mPhyDis1.pri.v3, whole genome shotgun sequence encodes:
- the ZDHHC22 gene encoding palmitoyltransferase ZDHHC22, which encodes MLALRLLNVVAPAYFLCISLVTFVLQLFLFLPSMREDPAAAPLFSPALLHGALFLFLSTNALGNYVLVIQNSPDDLDAGQGTSSRRAPCPPPSTHFCRVCARVTLRHDHHCFFTGNCIGSRNMRNFVLFCLYTSLACLYSMVAGVAYISAVLSISFAHPLAFLTLLPTSISQFFSGAVLGSEMFVILMLYLWFAIGLACAGFCCHQLLLILRGQTRHQVRKGVAVRARPWRKNLQEVFGKRWLLGLLVPMFNVGGESSKQRDK